CCAATTTTCTCATTTAGAGTAAATTTTGTCTGATCTAGTGCCCCACATGTGTAAAAAGAGTGattcaaaaaaacaactaacttTAGCGataactttttccacctctggccTTTAGGTATTCACAGTTTCATTAAGTTGTTTACATGATAGTTGTTACTGCTGAGGATCTTTAATGAGATCCATggaggaaaaaagcaaaatgataaaaaataactgtGCACAGActcaaacagcttactttgttCTGGAGATGAACACTCacaaactgtgtgttttaaGGTAAATGAAAAACACTCCAGGTGACATGTTTACCtctgttctttctttatgatgtgcctcatttttttaacaacatcaatggaaaataaattaaatgtaacattCATAACTCTTGGTGGATACGTGGAACTGGAGAAATACagatatgtttattttgtgattttattcatAGTATACATTCTCATAATATGCAGTAATTATGTTATTGTGTATCTTATCTGTATTCACCAAAACCTCCATGAACCCATGTACATTTTCATTGCAGCTTTGCTACTGAACTCTGTTCTTTTCAGCTCTACTGTGTACCCAAAGCTTCTGACTGATATTTTATCTGATAAACTGAAGATTTCATATTCGGCATGCCTGTTTCAGTATCACGTATTTTACTCTTTCGGATCTTCAGAGTTTTTACTGTTGGCAGCCATGTCTTATGACAGATATGTGTCTATATGTAAACCTCTACGATATCCAACcatcatgacaaaaacaaatgttaatttGATCATAGTTTCAGCTTGGATTCTGCCAGCCCCTCAGATCGCTGTTGCAACAAGTTTGAGTGCAAATGAAAAACTCTGCAGGTTTACTTCAGAGGGAGTTTTTTGTGATAATACAATTTATAAACTTCAATGTGTGGAAAGAAAAGCACACATTCTACTTGATATGTTAATTTTGCTGAATGTTGCAGTTGTCCCTGTGCTTTTCATACTTTTCACATATACCAGGATATTTTTAATAACCTATCGAAGTGGCAGAGaagtcagaaaaaaagctgcacagaCATGTTTACCTCACCTCATAGTTTTAGTCAACTTCTCCTGTTTGTGCTTGTATGATGTCCTTACAGGTCAGCTGAATTTGGACTTTCCAAAAACTATAAGATTAATAATGTCATTACAAATGGTAATGTATCACACTCTCTTTAATCCTATCATGTACGGACTACAAATGAAAGAAATTTATAAACACCTGAAGAAGCTGTTTGTAAAAACACAGTAATGTATTGTTCTAACTGTTGtgctttctttgttttgtgtccTGACTGGATCATCTCTCACTGCAACAATATGATGATGAATAATGAGCAGTTATCTCTTCTGTAATGTAATAATAGagcacattttaaatgcattgttAACTGCATGTTAATTTGTCCCAGAGATGTTTACCTGCAGCATGAAACTGCAGCACACAGAGAGGGAAAcactaaatgttaaatgttaatatggagatttaattattattattattattattattattaagttaattattagtCAGAGTCAATTAGACTGATTTGGGTCACATATTGAGTTGACATCAAGACATatcatatttcattaaaattaataattatttactgtAATCCCACTTTTGAACCCTTTGAACATTATTTCCGTACCTCCGTATGAGGGATAGCATTAATAGATATTGTGCATCCTGTTTACTCTTGTGTTCctgacatttttcacttttttgacAAATTCACAGATGGTAAAGTGCACGTCCCGTCTGTCCCACAGTATATGTGAAATATTACTTCTTCTATGTAAATTGTCTGAGAAGTTAAACATACTGTGTCttgcctctctgtctcattTAAGATCGGTATGATTTAATAATTAACAACTGCCAGTAGAGCTGATACTGAGCTGCCTAACTACAGACATGGCcgtgaaaaaaaagaacttaCATTTTAGAGTCTATTCTAATCATTGATGTAACAGGACAGATCTATGTCACTCTGTAGAGGCCTGGCCAGTCCTTGGCTGTAATGAGACACGGGGCTGACATTAGCTGAATTTACAAcaagttacaaaaaataatgactttccCCTTGACTGTATTACACAAAATCTCTAGGTCTCCATTTACAAAAGGGCTGCTTTTCTGTCTTCTAGTTTGAGAGGAGGAACTCCAAGTGGCTGCATTTGAATACTAAAGTAAGAGGATAGATTAAGGTACAAGTGGCCAAATATGTCATTTAGAATAAGTTTGTTTTGATCTAATGCCGtgtgtaaaaagaaaagtttgaaaaaaccGACTGGCCTTTAGGTATCCACACTTTCATTAAGTCGTTTACATGATAGTTGTTATTGCTGAGCAGTTTCAATGAGATCCATAGAGGAAAAAAGCAAtctgataattaaaaaaaactgataaatgGAAAACACTCCAGATGACATGTTAATTCAGTAGCTATTCTTTCTTTATGAAGtgcttaatttttttaacaaaatcaatggaaaatacattaaatgtaacatttataaCTATTGGTGGATACGTGGAAATGGAGAAatacagaaacatttattttgtgattttattcatAGTATATATTCTCATGATATGCAGTAATTATGTTATTGTGTATCTTATCTATATTCACCAAAACCTCCATGAACCCATGTACATTTTCATTGCAGCTTTGCTACTGAACTCTGTTCTTTTCAGCTCTACTGTGTACCCAAAGCTTCTGACTGATATTTTATCTGATAAACTGAGGATTTCATATTCTGCATGTCTGTTTCagtttga
This sequence is a window from Centropristis striata isolate RG_2023a ecotype Rhode Island chromosome 10, C.striata_1.0, whole genome shotgun sequence. Protein-coding genes within it:
- the LOC131978675 gene encoding olfactory receptor 6N2-like, whose product is MENKLNVTFITLGGYVELEKYRYVYFVILFIVYILIICSNYVIVYLICIHQNLHEPMYIFIAALLLNSVLFSSTVYPKLLTDILSDKLKISYSACLFQYHVFYSFGSSEFLLLAAMSYDRYVSICKPLRYPTIMTKTNVNLIIVSAWILPAPQIAVATSLSANEKLCRFTSEGVFCDNTIYKLQCVERKAHILLDMLILLNVAVVPVLFILFTYTRIFLITYRSGREVRKKAAQTCLPHLIVLVNFSCLCLYDVLTGQLNLDFPKTIRLIMSLQMVMYHTLFNPIMYGLQMKEIYKHLKKLFVKTQ